The Girardinichthys multiradiatus isolate DD_20200921_A chromosome 6, DD_fGirMul_XY1, whole genome shotgun sequence genome window below encodes:
- the ankrd33bb gene encoding ankyrin repeat domain-containing protein 33B has protein sequence MVLITEEQGKDTKVKENGFAGGVVLGKANSKASGLAVDMPVMSICKVDEDGVECEISGQHTNEEIDVDYTRNYWEDEDEIYQEFEELDFDALPDRSDTQSITSEDSFYPLNDSVISQFNRSLYRPESPEPISFFKACCNNNAIIVKIMIRQGVTEEEVKETDRNRRSGLIAACYHGYVEVVIALSQCPYLDVNWQDNEGNTALIIAAQAGHAFISNYLLNYFPGLDIERRNCHGFTALMKAAMQGRLECVRALMLAGSDIQARDYGRQMTPKEWALFTGRYETADLMLRLISNPCAEQFCDSFSLEWPLLEERVLKAQNPQTFCQRLKKIVSCCPYRFYINNKVNPVNDGVLEHMVRITTGISSPFMATACHTVCPGSPPCIGKRRHAVQEILRRQRIAELKRLGPDRLNNYKRLFQNSRVLLIPRVRDRRASLQPQLLNDMAAASTVAIRRASLLPLNMLRRSSVRPSIVVPKVRLCKAPPPSFIPENPSRSSSRNQLQIPKWDYKMKKIERRQEEERQRILSLLRRR, from the exons ATGGTGTTAATAACAGAGGAACAAGGAAAAGATACAAAGGTTAAAGAGAATGGATTTGCTGGAGGAGTTGTACTTGGCAAGGCTAACAGTAAAGCCAGCGGCTTGGCTGTGGATATGCCCGTTATGTCCATCTGCAAGGTTGATGAAGATGGAGTTGAGTGTGAGATCTCTGGACAACACACCAATGAAGAGATTGACGTTGATTACACACGAAACTACTGGGAGGATGAGGATGAGATCTATCAGGAGTTTGAGGAACTGGACTTTGACGCGCTACCGGATCGCTCGGATACCCAAAGCATCACCTCAGAAGACTCCTTCTATCCCCTAAATGATTCAGTCATCTCCCAATTTAACCGCTCCCTCTACCGCCCTGAAAGCCCCGAACCAATTTCCTTCTTTAAGGCCTGCTGCAACAACAATGCCATCATAGTAAAGATTATGATCAGACAAGGAGTGACTGAAGAAGAGGTAAAAGAGACCGACCGGAACAGAAGA tCTGGCCTCATTGCGGCGTGTTATCATGGCTACGTGGAGGTGGTCATTGCTCTCTCTCAGTGTCCTTACCTGGATGTGAACTGGCAGGACAACGAGGGCAACACCGCCCTTATTATTGCAGCTCAAGCAG GTCATGCGTTTATCTCTAACTATCTGTTGAACTACTTCCCGGGTTTGGATATCGAGAGGAGGAACTGTCATGGTTTCACAGCTTTGATGAAGGCTGCAATGCAGGGCAGGCTTGAGTGTGTTAGAGCCCTCATGCTGGCAG GAAGTGATATACAGGCTCGGGACTATGGACGGCAAATGACCCCCAAGGAGTGGGCTCTCTTCACCGGTCGATACGAGACGGCTGACCTGATGCTTCGGCTTATATCAAATCCCTGTGCTGAGCAGTTCTGTGACTCCTTCTCCTTAGAATGGCCATTGTTAGAG GAACGCGTGTTGAAGGCACAAAACCCACAGACATTCTGTCAGCGCTTAAAGAAAATCGTCTCTTGCTGCCCTTATAGGTTCTACATCAACAACAAGGTAAACCCTGTGAATGATGGTGTTCTCGAACACATGGTGAGGATAACCACAGGCATCTCTAGTCCCTTCATGGCCACAGCGTGCCACACCGTGTGTCCAGGCAGCCCACCGTGCATTGGAAAGCGTCGGCACGCTGTCCAGGAGATCCTGAGGAGGCAACGGATAGCAGAGCTCAAACGCCTGGGTCCCGACAGGCTAAACAACTATAAAAGGCTTTTCCAGAACTCAAGGGTCCTCCTCATTCCCAGAGTTAGGGATCGACGGGCTAGCCTGCAGCCTCAACTGCTCAATGACATGGCTGCAGCATCCACGGTGGCCATTAGACGAGCCAGTCTCCTGCCGCTTAACATGCTTAGAAGAAGCAGTGTGCGGCCAAGCATTGTGGTGCCAAAGGTCAGGCTCTGCAAGGCTCCACCTCCGAGCTTCATACCAGAAAACCCaagcagaagcagcagcagaaaccAGCTCCAGATCCCCAAATGGGATTACAAGATGAAGAAAATAGAGAGGAGGCAGGAAGAGGAGAGACAACGAATACTATCTCTGCTAAGAAGGAGGTGA